The Streptomyces spororaveus genome includes a region encoding these proteins:
- a CDS encoding DUF2617 family protein — protein MLTTLQTSYTDTRAADLAWALGRDRLPALAVLNLELSGAKVELRLLGASHQVLLEEGEVSCSETVACMPGSSTPLPLGVAKRAGDWEYEFAARVETLSRGSFAGRAQELLALVADHPNGLAGTFPGSPHAFTAMLAQRHEGQVRWRTWHAYPQEGQLVATRTRVGVRIGAPAEAALESPALL, from the coding sequence ATGCTCACGACCCTCCAGACCTCATACACCGACACGCGTGCCGCCGATCTCGCCTGGGCCCTGGGACGGGACCGGCTGCCCGCCCTGGCCGTACTGAACCTCGAACTTTCGGGGGCGAAGGTGGAGTTGCGCCTGCTCGGGGCGTCCCACCAGGTGCTTCTGGAGGAGGGGGAGGTGTCCTGTTCGGAGACCGTCGCCTGTATGCCCGGCAGCAGTACGCCGCTGCCGCTCGGCGTGGCCAAGCGGGCGGGCGACTGGGAGTACGAGTTCGCCGCACGGGTCGAGACCCTCTCCCGGGGCTCGTTCGCCGGGCGGGCCCAGGAGCTGCTCGCACTGGTGGCGGACCACCCGAACGGACTAGCGGGCACCTTTCCCGGAAGTCCGCACGCCTTCACCGCCATGCTCGCGCAGCGCCACGAGGGCCAGGTGCGCTGGCGGACCTGGCACGCGTACCCGCAGGAGGGCCAGCTCGTGGCCACCCGGACCCGGGTGGGCGTACGGATCGGGGCGCCCGCCGAGGCGGCCCTGGAATCGCCCGCGCTGCTGTAG
- a CDS encoding pyridoxal phosphate-dependent aminotransferase, whose product MSTSVSSDRPFLNRSLAAFGTTIFAEMSALATRTGSINLGQGFPDTDGPAQIAEAASRAVLTGLGNQYPPGPGVPELRTAIAAHQQRFYGLGYDPDTEVLVTAGATEAIAAALLALLEPGDEVIALEPYYDSYAACIAMAGAVRVPVTLRPHAGAFALDLDELRAAVTPRTRLLLLNTPHNPTGTVLTPAELTAIAELAVERDLLVVTDEVYEHLVFEGAHTPLAGLPGMRERTVTISSAGKTFSFTGWKVGWVTASRELVAAVRSAKQFLTYVSSGPFQYAIAEALALPDSYYDTFRADLAAKRDILADGLAAAGFEVFRPQGTYFITTDITPLGEKDGLAFCRALPERCGVVAIPNQVFYDDKAAGRTQVRWAFCKRTVVLEEAVERLGRLAH is encoded by the coding sequence ATGAGCACCTCTGTGAGCAGCGACCGCCCCTTCCTGAACCGCAGCCTGGCGGCCTTCGGCACGACGATCTTCGCGGAGATGTCGGCGCTGGCCACCCGCACCGGCTCGATCAACCTCGGCCAGGGTTTCCCCGACACCGACGGCCCGGCGCAGATCGCCGAGGCGGCCTCCCGCGCGGTCCTCACGGGACTCGGCAACCAGTACCCGCCGGGCCCGGGCGTCCCCGAGCTGCGCACCGCGATCGCCGCGCACCAGCAGCGCTTCTACGGCCTCGGCTACGACCCCGACACCGAGGTCCTCGTCACGGCGGGCGCCACCGAGGCCATCGCGGCCGCCCTCCTCGCCCTCCTGGAGCCGGGCGACGAGGTCATCGCCCTGGAGCCGTACTACGACTCGTACGCGGCCTGCATCGCGATGGCCGGCGCGGTACGCGTCCCCGTCACCCTGCGCCCGCACGCCGGAGCCTTCGCCCTCGACCTGGACGAACTGCGCGCCGCCGTCACCCCGCGCACCCGCCTGCTCCTGCTGAACACCCCGCACAACCCGACGGGCACCGTCCTGACCCCGGCCGAGCTCACGGCGATCGCCGAGCTGGCGGTCGAGCGCGACCTGCTGGTCGTCACGGACGAGGTGTACGAGCACCTGGTCTTCGAGGGCGCCCACACCCCGCTGGCGGGCCTCCCGGGCATGCGCGAGCGCACGGTCACCATCAGCAGCGCCGGCAAGACGTTCTCGTTCACGGGCTGGAAGGTCGGCTGGGTCACCGCGTCGCGCGAGCTGGTCGCGGCGGTCCGCTCGGCGAAGCAGTTCCTCACCTACGTCTCCTCGGGCCCGTTCCAGTACGCGATCGCCGAGGCCCTCGCCCTGCCCGACAGCTACTACGACACCTTCCGCGCCGACCTGGCCGCCAAGCGCGACATCCTCGCCGACGGCCTCGCGGCGGCCGGCTTCGAGGTCTTCCGCCCGCAGGGCACGTACTTCATCACGACCGACATCACCCCCCTCGGCGAGAAGGACGGCCTCGCCTTCTGCCGCGCCCTGCCCGAACGCTGCGGCGTGGTCGCCATCCCCAACCAGGTCTTCTACGACGACAAGGCCGCGGGCCGGACCCAGGTCCGCTGGGCCTTCTGCAAGCGGACGGTTGTGTTGGAAGAGGCGGTTGAGCGCCTCGGCCGGCTGGCTCACTGA
- a CDS encoding prevent-host-death family protein produces MSLAYLGAEPESVSFTDLSRNPKAVAARAAALGSLRVTHRDAPDMVLTTAVHAERTEENLTTASRLFLALMKHDDGARSLLLALPEVFPWVRHLDDEEMRAFTVELLEALSDAAELGAREAVHRALVSWRATARINADPEQLKEALRPLDGDDLGPVEVGG; encoded by the coding sequence ATGAGCCTTGCTTACCTGGGAGCCGAGCCCGAGTCGGTTTCGTTCACGGACCTGTCGAGAAACCCGAAGGCCGTAGCCGCCCGGGCGGCCGCCCTCGGTTCTCTGCGCGTCACGCATCGGGACGCACCCGACATGGTGTTGACGACGGCCGTGCACGCGGAGCGCACCGAGGAGAACCTCACGACGGCGTCCCGGCTCTTCCTCGCGCTCATGAAGCACGATGACGGTGCTCGGTCGCTCCTGCTGGCTCTGCCCGAAGTCTTCCCTTGGGTGCGGCACCTGGACGACGAAGAGATGCGCGCGTTCACCGTGGAGCTCCTGGAAGCGCTTTCGGATGCGGCAGAGCTGGGTGCCCGGGAGGCCGTGCACCGTGCGCTGGTGTCCTGGAGGGCGACGGCTCGTATCAACGCTGATCCGGAGCAGCTCAAGGAAGCTTTGCGACCGCTCGACGGGGATGACCTGGGGCCGGTCGAGGTGGGCGGGTGA